One stretch of Bacteroidota bacterium DNA includes these proteins:
- a CDS encoding ribulose-phosphate 3-epimerase, translated as MNRIVSPSVLSADFANLERDIKMLNDSACDWIHCDIMDGVFVPNISFGLPVLSAIKRHATKPLDVHLMIADPGRYVKDFKEAGADMLTVHFEGAIHLHRLLGQIRDAGMHAGLALNPGTSIDLIHDVIDLVDLVLVMSVNPGFGGQKFIESTYSKVIHLSQMRKQTNARFLIEVDGGVNASNTARLYEAGADALVAGNYVFGSGDPKATIQTMKTIGVDQFA; from the coding sequence ATGAATCGCATCGTTTCCCCATCCGTCCTCAGTGCGGACTTCGCCAATTTGGAGCGCGACATTAAAATGCTGAACGACAGCGCATGTGATTGGATTCACTGCGATATCATGGACGGCGTTTTTGTACCCAACATCTCTTTCGGTTTGCCGGTTTTGTCCGCGATCAAGCGCCACGCCACCAAGCCGCTCGATGTGCATTTGATGATTGCCGATCCCGGACGATATGTCAAAGACTTCAAGGAGGCTGGAGCCGATATGTTGACGGTTCATTTTGAGGGGGCTATCCATTTGCATCGCTTGCTTGGGCAGATTCGCGACGCAGGCATGCATGCCGGACTCGCATTAAATCCTGGTACTTCCATCGACTTGATTCACGACGTGATTGACTTGGTAGATTTGGTATTGGTCATGTCTGTCAATCCCGGATTTGGCGGTCAGAAATTCATCGAAAGTACCTATTCCAAAGTCATTCACCTCTCCCAAATGCGCAAACAGACCAATGCCCGCTTCCTCATCGAGGTCGACGGTGGCGTGAATGCAAGCAACACGGCGCGTTTGTATGAAGCAGGGGCTGACGCATTGGTCGCTGGCAACTACGTTTTTGGCTCCGGCGATCCAAAAGCAACGATTCAAACGATGAAAACCATCGGTGTCGATCAATTTGCCTGA
- a CDS encoding sorbosone dehydrogenase family protein, translated as MVPTNNGRDPLRLDQIKLPPGFKIDVFAENVNNARSLCQGTKGTIFVGTRKAGNVYAIEDKNGDFKADKIHTLATGMNMPNGVAFRDGALFVAEVNRIIRYDNIEAQLSSPPKPVVVNDDFPTDEHHGWKYIAFGPDGKLYVPVGAPCNICERLDNPQYASMMRMNPDGSNLEVFASGIRNSVGFAWHPTTKELWFTDNGRDWLGDDAPNDELNHAPKQGLHFGYPYCHAGYVLDPKLGEGKKCSDYVAPAQRLGAHVASLGMLFYTGSMFPKEYQNRIFICEHGSWNRKVPDGYRVTTVTLDGNKSTAYQPFATGWLQEKSSWGKSENKEPWGRPVALLQLADGSLLVSDDQADMIYRISYKAN; from the coding sequence GTGGTTCCGACCAACAATGGCCGTGACCCGCTCCGACTGGATCAGATCAAGCTCCCTCCTGGTTTCAAAATCGATGTATTCGCTGAAAATGTGAACAATGCCCGGTCACTTTGCCAAGGAACCAAAGGCACAATCTTTGTCGGGACGCGCAAGGCTGGCAATGTCTATGCAATCGAAGACAAAAACGGGGATTTCAAAGCCGATAAAATCCATACGCTGGCGACGGGAATGAATATGCCGAATGGCGTGGCTTTCAGGGATGGCGCCTTGTTTGTGGCAGAAGTGAATCGGATCATTCGATACGACAACATTGAAGCACAATTGTCGTCACCTCCAAAGCCCGTAGTCGTGAACGACGATTTTCCAACTGATGAGCATCACGGCTGGAAATACATCGCATTCGGGCCGGATGGGAAACTCTATGTTCCCGTCGGCGCGCCCTGCAACATCTGCGAACGGTTGGACAATCCGCAGTATGCAAGCATGATGCGCATGAATCCTGACGGCTCCAATTTAGAAGTATTTGCAAGCGGCATCCGCAATTCGGTCGGATTTGCCTGGCACCCGACAACCAAGGAACTCTGGTTTACCGACAATGGCCGCGATTGGCTCGGAGACGATGCCCCCAATGACGAATTGAACCATGCCCCCAAGCAGGGCTTGCACTTTGGCTATCCCTATTGCCATGCCGGCTACGTTCTTGATCCGAAATTGGGCGAAGGCAAGAAGTGCAGTGACTACGTTGCGCCTGCGCAGCGTCTGGGGGCGCACGTCGCCTCCTTGGGAATGCTGTTTTATACTGGGTCGATGTTCCCCAAGGAATACCAAAACCGCATTTTCATTTGTGAGCATGGTTCCTGGAATCGCAAAGTGCCCGATGGCTATCGGGTTACCACTGTCACATTGGACGGAAACAAATCCACTGCCTATCAGCCATTTGCGACTGGATGGTTGCAGGAAAAGTCGAGCTGGGGAAAATCTGAAAACAAGGAACCCTGGGGCAGGCCGGTCGCTTTGCTACAACTCGCCGACGGCAGTCTGCTGGTTTCCGACGACCAAGCCGATATGATTTACCGGATCAGCTACAAAGCCAATTAA
- a CDS encoding C1 family peptidase, producing the protein MMVHVVALAQVVQNTRVDYREFQSPIRNQESRGTCTAFAVVAAMETFPGVPSDLSEQYIYAWAKLNHYQEMEEYDQGAPLSFYCDILQREGTVAESEAPYTPFKPLWAKDATDSEKMRADIQSNLYGMLSFQDYTFKLNWNLMNLRKDEAAKDVAWIQQQLDNGVKAIPVGYGVSGKYWFSCPATEEQMLRPEDFLEVEVDGEFIPYFRASFLNAKLAEQVESGEILAKFTDTNFVAKEGHAVSIVGYNEKGFLIKNSWGTTWGENGYGWVSYDYHKIFCGEVLVIRALQFARGIGGENNVWNPSGYQLKVQPYRYINSVLKMHVEGAELSLVWTGEGRPETLSEVTYRMLDANGKFVEEKSGYVQGIFAGEGDKMGYPANVLDGKFNSGRTKWTVEVAGKSARGRVLCGGSTSPGGRMPVMLGSNRGRYFDWARNHRPLINSAKNRGRTIGFQAFTKNKSTPRSSPEYPHCVR; encoded by the coding sequence ATGATGGTTCATGTTGTCGCCTTGGCGCAGGTCGTGCAGAATACACGGGTCGATTACCGTGAATTCCAATCGCCGATTCGCAACCAAGAAAGCCGCGGAACTTGCACCGCTTTTGCCGTGGTGGCCGCCATGGAGACCTTTCCGGGGGTGCCATCCGACCTGAGCGAGCAATACATCTACGCTTGGGCGAAGCTCAACCATTATCAAGAGATGGAGGAATACGATCAAGGCGCGCCACTCTCCTTCTACTGCGACATTTTGCAGCGCGAAGGTACCGTTGCCGAATCGGAAGCGCCGTACACGCCATTCAAACCGCTTTGGGCCAAGGATGCGACCGACTCCGAAAAAATGCGTGCCGATATTCAAAGCAATCTTTACGGGATGCTGAGTTTTCAGGACTATACCTTCAAACTGAACTGGAACTTGATGAACCTTCGCAAAGACGAAGCCGCCAAAGACGTGGCGTGGATCCAGCAGCAACTGGACAATGGCGTGAAGGCTATCCCTGTTGGATATGGCGTTTCGGGAAAATACTGGTTCTCCTGCCCAGCGACGGAGGAGCAAATGTTGCGCCCAGAGGATTTCCTGGAAGTCGAGGTCGATGGCGAATTCATCCCCTACTTTCGGGCCAGCTTCCTGAATGCAAAATTGGCTGAGCAAGTGGAAAGTGGCGAAATTCTGGCCAAATTCACCGATACCAACTTCGTCGCCAAAGAAGGCCATGCGGTTTCCATCGTGGGCTACAACGAAAAGGGATTCCTCATCAAAAATTCCTGGGGTACCACTTGGGGCGAAAACGGTTACGGTTGGGTAAGTTATGATTATCACAAAATATTCTGTGGCGAAGTTTTGGTGATCAGGGCATTGCAGTTCGCAAGAGGAATCGGCGGCGAAAACAATGTCTGGAATCCAAGTGGGTATCAGTTGAAGGTTCAGCCCTACCGCTACATCAATTCAGTACTGAAAATGCATGTCGAGGGTGCCGAATTAAGTTTGGTCTGGACCGGCGAAGGAAGGCCTGAAACCCTGTCGGAAGTTACGTACCGCATGCTCGACGCAAACGGGAAGTTCGTTGAAGAAAAATCAGGCTATGTCCAAGGCATCTTTGCTGGCGAAGGCGACAAAATGGGCTACCCTGCGAATGTCCTCGATGGAAAATTCAATTCTGGAAGGACCAAATGGACCGTTGAGGTCGCTGGAAAATCAGCTCGGGGAAGAGTTTTGTGCGGAGGTTCAACATCGCCGGGCGGGAGAATGCCTGTTATGTTGGGCAGTAACCGTGGTAGATATTTTGATTGGGCACGCAACCATCGGCCCCTTATCAATTCCGCCAAGAATCGAGGCAGGACCATTGGTTTTCAGGCATTTACCAAGAACAAATCTACCCCCCGATCCTCACCCGAATACCCTCACTGTGTGAGGTAA
- a CDS encoding carboxypeptidase regulatory-like domain-containing protein, whose amino-acid sequence MRRQLVGLFLVLGLFLIPALVSGQTATIRGKVRDSYGRILDSVKVQVKGVAGPVYTDGQGDYELKLPPGKHFVDYTHPNFKARREEIQLAPSETLNRYINLGDRYSLGDVQITNNQDATDKENPDNVGSHTIPIDPKRVTTIPGFKSDLTSRLGSLAFGVQVNNELSSQYRVRGGNFDENLVYVNDIEVYRPILIRTGQQEGLSFVNPNLASDVGFSSGGFQAKYGDKLSSVLDVTYTDPEALHGSVELGILNQNFNIEGEIQKLRKAKEGQDQGEEMVAGRFTYLMGFRRFTPSYVLSSLDTKGEYKPRFTDVQGMLTFAPKHALRTFKTRDRNDGSTDTIYLNKERLRISLFYNFASNEYVFTPVSRETSFGTVQNVLRLSVAFEGQDISAYGTGLGALVVEHRPSTKLRIKYIATAFRTVEAELFEVEGGYFLSDVNTNFGSEGYNETVFDRGIGTFYRHGRNYLEGTVLALEQRGDWFPGKNYKHKITWGLRAQRQIIDDHIQEWNGTDSSGYFVVDESFRYDNHVTSNLYKAFIQDYWKISRDNSKRIVLGARAIYNDLNGQFLFAPRVQFVIDPSSSSETSDSSTSPMDESQYARGDKRRYQLRFAAGIYQQPVFYREIRDFDGTLYTDRGAQTSYHAIAGGDYLFNIWGRFFKFAAEGYYKYLTNLVPYEVDNVRIRYYPEYHANGYAYGIDTRVTGQFIKGVDSWMTLGVLRTQEKVLELNQGYRPRPTDQRFQFSMFFQDELPINPNYKAHINFVYGSGLRFGPPRVLENRTVFQYPSYQRVDLGFSRVILINSIAERRDKKFAVETLWISLEIFNIFQRANTVSYVWIKDVFNNQFGVPNYLSARLLNLRLIARF is encoded by the coding sequence ATGCGAAGGCAACTTGTAGGTTTATTCCTTGTACTCGGGCTTTTTTTGATACCTGCACTGGTTTCGGGGCAGACTGCGACCATTCGCGGGAAGGTGCGCGACAGCTATGGACGCATTTTGGATAGCGTCAAGGTGCAAGTCAAGGGCGTGGCCGGACCTGTTTATACCGATGGACAAGGCGATTATGAGCTGAAACTTCCGCCGGGGAAACATTTTGTGGATTATACCCACCCCAATTTCAAGGCGCGGCGGGAGGAAATCCAGCTCGCTCCCTCGGAAACACTCAATCGGTACATCAATTTGGGGGATCGCTACTCACTGGGAGATGTACAGATTACCAATAACCAAGATGCGACTGACAAGGAAAATCCCGACAATGTTGGGAGCCATACAATTCCCATTGATCCCAAGCGTGTTACGACCATTCCGGGGTTCAAAAGTGACTTGACAAGTCGTCTAGGTTCCTTGGCGTTTGGCGTACAGGTCAACAATGAATTGAGTTCGCAATACCGTGTGCGTGGTGGGAACTTCGACGAAAACCTCGTCTATGTCAATGACATCGAGGTATATAGGCCGATTTTGATTCGCACAGGACAACAGGAAGGACTCAGCTTCGTGAATCCGAATTTGGCAAGCGACGTTGGGTTCAGCAGCGGCGGATTTCAAGCGAAATACGGCGACAAACTTTCGTCGGTATTGGATGTGACCTACACGGATCCCGAGGCGCTGCATGGTTCCGTCGAATTGGGAATCCTGAATCAGAACTTCAACATCGAAGGGGAAATTCAGAAATTGCGGAAAGCGAAAGAGGGGCAGGATCAAGGAGAGGAGATGGTCGCTGGCCGATTCACTTACCTCATGGGATTCCGACGGTTTACGCCAAGCTATGTGCTCAGCAGTTTGGATACCAAAGGCGAATACAAACCGCGCTTCACCGACGTCCAAGGAATGCTGACCTTTGCACCCAAGCATGCGCTGCGCACCTTCAAGACGCGCGACCGCAACGACGGGTCTACCGATACGATCTACTTGAACAAAGAGCGCCTTCGCATTTCCTTGTTTTACAATTTTGCCAGTAATGAGTATGTCTTTACGCCCGTTTCGCGTGAAACTTCCTTTGGCACGGTTCAAAATGTGTTGCGCCTGAGCGTCGCTTTTGAAGGGCAAGACATTTCGGCATACGGCACGGGCTTAGGTGCATTGGTGGTTGAACATCGACCATCTACGAAGCTGAGGATCAAATACATTGCAACTGCATTTCGCACTGTGGAAGCGGAGCTGTTTGAGGTCGAAGGCGGCTATTTCTTGAGTGATGTGAATACGAACTTTGGTTCGGAAGGCTATAACGAGACGGTGTTTGACCGGGGAATCGGAACCTTCTACCGTCATGGACGCAACTACCTTGAGGGAACGGTTCTGGCCTTGGAGCAAAGAGGAGACTGGTTTCCGGGGAAGAATTACAAGCACAAAATCACCTGGGGCCTGCGGGCACAAAGGCAGATCATTGATGACCACATCCAAGAATGGAATGGCACCGATAGCTCAGGGTATTTTGTCGTGGATGAATCCTTTCGGTATGACAACCATGTCACAAGCAACCTCTACAAGGCCTTTATTCAGGATTATTGGAAAATCAGCCGCGACAATTCCAAGCGAATTGTATTGGGCGCAAGGGCGATTTACAATGACTTAAATGGTCAGTTTCTATTTGCGCCGCGTGTGCAATTTGTGATCGATCCAAGTTCTAGCTCAGAAACAAGCGATTCGAGCACGAGCCCGATGGACGAATCTCAATATGCACGTGGAGACAAAAGGCGTTATCAACTGCGTTTTGCCGCGGGAATTTATCAGCAGCCTGTATTTTACCGAGAAATACGTGATTTTGACGGAACGCTTTACACCGATCGCGGTGCACAAACGAGCTACCACGCCATCGCAGGTGGAGATTATCTGTTCAATATCTGGGGGCGTTTCTTCAAATTTGCTGCCGAAGGCTACTACAAATATTTAACCAACCTTGTCCCGTACGAAGTGGACAACGTGCGAATCAGATACTATCCTGAATACCATGCCAATGGCTACGCCTACGGCATCGACACCCGCGTGACGGGGCAGTTTATCAAAGGCGTCGACAGCTGGATGACATTGGGTGTCCTGCGTACGCAGGAAAAGGTGCTTGAACTCAACCAAGGATATAGACCTCGACCAACCGACCAGCGGTTTCAATTCTCCATGTTTTTCCAGGACGAATTGCCGATCAATCCCAATTACAAAGCACATATCAACTTCGTTTACGGATCAGGCTTACGGTTTGGACCGCCGCGCGTGCTCGAGAATCGTACCGTTTTCCAATATCCTTCCTACCAGCGGGTCGATCTCGGATTTTCCCGGGTCATCCTGATCAATTCCATTGCCGAGCGTCGCGACAAAAAATTTGCCGTTGAGACATTGTGGATCTCCTTGGAGATCTTCAACATCTTCCAACGCGCCAACACCGTTTCCTACGTTTGGATCAAGGACGTCTTCAACAACCAGTTTGGAGTACCCAACTACCTGTCTGCACGCCTGTTGAACCTGCGTTTGATTGCACGATTCTGA
- the hemB gene encoding porphobilinogen synthase, whose translation MLHRPRRNRQSKAIRAMVRETRVTPDQLVYPFFLIQGSNQAIEVASMPGIYRYTTDKMLLEIEECLALGISNFILFPAFKEEQKDPHATISWHPQNFYLDAIRQIKQKFPEATVITDVAMDPYSSDGHDGLVRHGQIINDDTLPILAKMAVAQAAAGADIIGPSDMMDGRVGYLRDALDDEGYTNVGIMAYTAKYASAFYGPFRDALDSAPKSGDKKTYQMDPANRREAVIEAQLDMDEGADYLMVKPALAYLDVIRLLKDNFDLPIVAYNVSGEYAMCKAAALQGWLDEKAVMHEMLLSIRRAGADIVITYFAKQYAQLLKDNKI comes from the coding sequence ATGCTACATCGCCCCCGCAGAAACCGCCAATCCAAGGCAATTCGGGCCATGGTGCGCGAAACGCGTGTCACGCCCGACCAATTGGTTTACCCGTTTTTTTTGATCCAAGGCAGCAACCAAGCCATTGAAGTGGCTTCGATGCCTGGGATTTACCGGTACACCACCGACAAGATGCTCCTCGAAATCGAAGAGTGCCTCGCCCTCGGAATCAGCAATTTCATCTTGTTCCCCGCATTCAAGGAGGAACAAAAGGATCCGCATGCTACCATCAGCTGGCATCCGCAGAATTTTTATCTGGATGCGATTCGTCAGATCAAGCAAAAGTTTCCCGAGGCGACCGTGATCACCGACGTGGCCATGGATCCTTATAGCAGCGATGGCCACGATGGCTTGGTGCGTCATGGCCAGATTATCAACGACGATACTTTACCCATTTTGGCCAAAATGGCCGTCGCGCAGGCAGCTGCCGGTGCCGACATCATCGGTCCGTCTGACATGATGGATGGACGCGTCGGTTATTTGCGGGATGCCCTTGACGACGAGGGTTATACGAACGTCGGCATCATGGCCTATACCGCCAAGTATGCATCCGCCTTTTATGGCCCGTTCCGTGACGCATTGGATTCGGCCCCGAAGTCAGGCGACAAAAAGACCTATCAAATGGATCCTGCCAATCGCCGGGAAGCCGTCATCGAAGCCCAACTGGACATGGACGAAGGCGCGGATTACCTGATGGTCAAGCCTGCCTTGGCCTATTTGGATGTCATTCGCCTGCTCAAAGACAATTTTGACTTGCCCATCGTTGCCTACAACGTGAGCGGCGAGTACGCCATGTGCAAGGCAGCCGCCCTGCAAGGATGGCTCGACGAAAAAGCGGTCATGCATGAAATGCTCTTGAGCATCCGCCGTGCCGGTGCCGACATTGTGATCACCTATTTTGCAAAACAGTACGCCCAACTCCTGAAAGACAACAAGATATGA
- a CDS encoding (d)CMP kinase: MKPITIAVDGCSATGKSTTAKAVAARLGYLFIDSGAMYRAVALYFLENNIEIKAENPVLQASLDKINIDFRLNPETGHRDLFLNGVNVEQEIRSLRVSDVVSEVAAISSIRKKLVAMQKEMGEKGGVVMDGRDIGTVVFPNAELKIYLTASMDVRVFRRVSELTRKGKPCTPEEVRENIMHRDHIDSTREDSPLRKADDAFEIDTTSHSIESQVNIVVNMANEIMQKPEANC; encoded by the coding sequence GTGAAACCCATTACCATTGCCGTCGACGGTTGCTCAGCGACCGGAAAGTCCACCACCGCCAAGGCTGTTGCAGCCCGCCTAGGATATCTGTTTATCGATTCCGGTGCGATGTACCGCGCTGTAGCCTTGTATTTCCTTGAAAACAACATCGAAATCAAAGCCGAAAATCCCGTTTTGCAGGCTTCGCTCGACAAAATCAACATCGATTTCAGGCTGAATCCAGAAACGGGCCACCGCGACCTTTTCCTCAACGGCGTCAACGTCGAGCAGGAAATCCGTTCGCTCCGCGTATCGGATGTGGTGAGCGAAGTCGCCGCGATCAGCAGCATCCGCAAAAAATTGGTGGCCATGCAAAAGGAAATGGGCGAAAAAGGTGGCGTCGTCATGGACGGTCGCGACATTGGAACCGTGGTATTCCCCAATGCCGAATTGAAAATCTATCTCACCGCTTCGATGGATGTGCGCGTGTTCCGCCGTGTAAGCGAATTGACGCGCAAAGGCAAGCCTTGCACGCCGGAAGAGGTCCGGGAGAACATCATGCACCGGGACCATATCGATTCTACACGCGAAGACAGCCCGCTGCGCAAGGCAGACGATGCGTTCGAGATCGATACGACCTCGCATTCGATTGAATCACAGGTCAATATTGTCGTCAATATGGCCAATGAAATCATGCAAAAGCCTGAGGCTAACTGCTGA
- a CDS encoding DEAD/DEAH box helicase: MKFTEFGLHEEILMGLRDMGFENATPVQEQAIPIILEGNDLIACAQTGTGKTAAFLIPTIDILDDVPGGHIKCLILCPTRELAVQIDKECEGLAYHSYVSSFPVYGGNKGGDDFGRQKSAFTQGADIVVATPGRLLQHIGLGYVDLSKVEFLILDEADRMLDMGFILDIQRIISYIPQDRQTLLFSATMPPKIREFASEILKNPKQISLKVSKPAEGITQSAYCVYDEQKVPLVCHLMKEKQVESVIIFCSRKTSVDRIVRALVSQGLDARGMHSDRDQNERETIVNDFKNRKFPVMVATDIMSRGIDIDGLSHVINYDVPPDPEDYVHRIGRTARADAKGEAITFINEDDMMRFGRIEKLIERELPKIALPGGFKDGPEYNPKAGGRGGFGGGGGRSGGGGFSKGRGGAPQGRGGAPQGRGGQQGKGPQGHAHTHGRGNKPVVDRDITAPDAKTVQPPRPPKPVQNAPVNQPTGPQETGGEAPKKKKKNVRWRKKGAEGGNPGSGTPPVAGGE; encoded by the coding sequence TTGAAATTCACTGAGTTTGGTCTCCATGAGGAGATCTTAATGGGCCTTCGGGATATGGGCTTTGAAAATGCGACACCTGTCCAAGAACAGGCGATCCCGATTATTTTGGAAGGCAATGACCTGATTGCCTGCGCACAGACCGGAACCGGCAAAACCGCAGCCTTTTTGATTCCTACGATCGACATTCTCGACGATGTCCCCGGAGGTCATATCAAATGTTTGATCCTCTGCCCCACCCGCGAGCTTGCCGTTCAAATTGACAAGGAGTGTGAAGGTCTCGCCTACCATTCCTACGTGAGCTCCTTTCCCGTTTATGGCGGCAATAAGGGCGGCGATGACTTTGGAAGGCAAAAATCTGCGTTTACCCAAGGTGCCGACATCGTGGTCGCCACTCCAGGACGTTTGTTGCAGCATATCGGATTGGGCTACGTCGACCTGAGCAAGGTGGAATTCCTGATTCTAGACGAAGCCGACCGCATGCTTGACATGGGCTTTATCCTCGATATTCAGCGCATCATCTCCTATATTCCGCAGGATCGGCAAACCTTGCTTTTTTCAGCAACAATGCCGCCCAAAATCAGGGAGTTTGCCAGCGAAATCCTTAAAAATCCAAAGCAAATCAGCCTGAAGGTTTCGAAGCCAGCCGAAGGGATCACACAATCTGCCTATTGCGTGTACGACGAGCAAAAGGTTCCGCTTGTTTGCCACCTGATGAAGGAAAAACAAGTCGAAAGCGTGATCATTTTCTGTTCGCGCAAGACCTCCGTGGACCGCATCGTGCGTGCGCTTGTTTCACAAGGACTTGATGCGCGTGGAATGCACAGCGACCGTGACCAAAATGAACGCGAGACCATTGTCAATGACTTCAAAAACAGGAAATTCCCTGTCATGGTCGCCACCGACATCATGTCGCGCGGCATTGACATCGATGGCTTGAGCCACGTAATCAACTATGACGTTCCGCCAGATCCGGAAGACTACGTTCACCGGATTGGTCGCACAGCCCGTGCCGATGCAAAAGGCGAGGCGATCACATTCATCAATGAAGACGACATGATGCGCTTTGGCCGCATCGAGAAGCTCATCGAGCGGGAATTGCCCAAAATTGCGCTCCCGGGCGGATTCAAGGACGGTCCTGAGTACAATCCAAAGGCCGGAGGCCGCGGTGGATTTGGAGGAGGCGGTGGTCGCAGCGGCGGCGGAGGATTTTCGAAAGGCCGAGGTGGTGCACCTCAAGGTCGCGGTGGAGCGCCTCAAGGACGTGGCGGACAGCAAGGCAAGGGTCCGCAAGGGCACGCGCATACGCATGGCCGGGGAAACAAGCCGGTCGTTGACAGAGACATCACAGCACCCGATGCCAAGACGGTTCAGCCGCCACGCCCACCCAAACCCGTTCAAAATGCTCCGGTAAATCAGCCGACCGGGCCTCAGGAAACTGGCGGTGAAGCACCCAAAAAGAAGAAGAAAAACGTGCGTTGGCGGAAAAAGGGTGCCGAAGGCGGGAATCCAGGTAGCGGAACCCCTCCTGTTGCGGGTGGGGAGTGA
- a CDS encoding 4-hydroxy-3-methylbut-2-enyl diphosphate reductase → MKKFDIPAFYQSPIIGRVKNMRKDADPRKKDFTPTVLDFGPVKFLIARHFGFCYGVENAIEIAYKAVAENPGKRIFLLSEMIHNPEVNRDLQSRGITFIMDTGGQQLIAWESLTPEDIVIIPAFGTTLEIEAILRNIGITIESYDTTCPFVQKVWKRAKELGTQAHTIVVHGKHKHEETRATFSHSREDAPTVVVRDLEDSQKLADIITGKLPLSDFEVLFAGKYSEGFDPARDLQRIGVVNQTTMLATETQAIADLLRTAMVERYGESEIQDHFADTRDTLCYATNDNQRATYGLLEQHADLAIIVGGYNSSNTSHIVELCEEKYPSYFISSAEKIVSSQEIQHFDYHHQQHLTTADFLPQNEPVTIILTSGASCPDAMVDAVMQRILGFFPSAKPIETVLEEVENSWRLA, encoded by the coding sequence ATGAAAAAGTTTGACATCCCGGCATTTTACCAGAGTCCCATCATCGGTCGCGTCAAAAACATGCGCAAGGATGCCGATCCGCGGAAAAAGGACTTCACGCCTACCGTGCTGGACTTTGGCCCCGTCAAATTTCTGATTGCCAGACATTTCGGATTTTGCTACGGTGTGGAGAATGCGATTGAGATTGCTTACAAGGCCGTTGCCGAGAATCCCGGAAAACGCATTTTCCTACTTTCCGAAATGATTCACAATCCTGAGGTGAACCGCGATCTGCAATCCCGCGGCATCACGTTCATCATGGATACCGGCGGCCAACAGCTGATCGCTTGGGAATCGTTGACACCTGAGGACATCGTGATCATTCCTGCATTCGGAACAACCCTTGAAATCGAGGCCATCTTGCGCAACATCGGGATCACCATCGAAAGCTACGACACGACCTGTCCCTTCGTGCAAAAGGTCTGGAAACGCGCCAAAGAGTTGGGTACGCAGGCGCATACAATCGTCGTGCACGGGAAACACAAACACGAGGAAACGCGCGCGACCTTTTCGCATAGCCGCGAAGATGCCCCGACGGTGGTCGTCCGTGATCTGGAAGACAGCCAAAAATTGGCCGACATTATCACCGGAAAGTTGCCCCTCTCCGACTTCGAAGTCCTGTTTGCAGGCAAATATTCAGAGGGCTTTGACCCGGCACGCGACTTGCAACGCATCGGCGTAGTGAACCAGACCACTATGTTGGCCACTGAAACACAGGCGATTGCCGACCTGCTGCGCACCGCAATGGTCGAACGCTACGGCGAATCCGAGATCCAAGACCACTTTGCCGATACCCGCGATACCCTCTGCTACGCCACCAACGACAATCAGCGGGCGACCTATGGTTTGCTCGAGCAGCATGCCGACTTGGCCATCATCGTCGGCGGTTACAACAGCTCCAATACCTCGCACATCGTCGAACTCTGCGAAGAAAAATACCCTTCGTATTTCATTTCATCGGCTGAAAAGATCGTTTCCAGCCAGGAAATCCAGCATTTTGATTATCACCATCAGCAGCATCTCACAACCGCAGACTTTCTGCCGCAGAACGAACCCGTGACGATCATCCTCACAAGTGGCGCAAGTTGTCCGGATGCAATGGTGGATGCGGTAATGCAACGCATTTTGGGATTTTTCCCAAGCGCAAAACCGATCGAAACGGTGCTGGAAGAAGTTGAAAATAGTTGGCGGTTGGCCTAA
- the queD gene encoding 6-carboxytetrahydropterin synthase QueD: MPFIITKKFTFEAAHFIPAFEEGHKCRRMHGHSFRVEIKVKGEIQPELGILMDFADIKSAVKPYIDYLDHDCLNDIGDRDDILLLKNPTSENICIWLFGELKAKLPALHSVTVHETCTSACEYFKD, from the coding sequence ATGCCATTTATCATCACCAAGAAATTCACCTTTGAGGCCGCGCACTTTATTCCGGCTTTTGAAGAAGGCCACAAATGCAGACGCATGCACGGCCATAGTTTTCGCGTAGAAATCAAAGTCAAAGGCGAAATCCAGCCCGAACTCGGCATTTTGATGGATTTTGCTGACATTAAATCTGCTGTGAAGCCCTACATTGATTACCTCGACCACGATTGTCTCAACGACATCGGCGACCGCGACGACATTCTCTTGCTCAAAAATCCGACCTCGGAAAATATTTGTATATGGTTGTTTGGCGAACTGAAGGCCAAATTGCCCGCCTTGCACAGTGTAACGGTTCATGAAACCTGCACAAGTGCCTGCGAATATTTCAAGGACTGA